One window of Halalkalicoccus subterraneus genomic DNA carries:
- a CDS encoding MBL fold metallo-hydrolase, with amino-acid sequence MDIEFLGGAGEIGRSAVLVTGDDGTLLLDFGMSTDNPPRLPLDCDPDAVVVSHGHLDHAGAVPALLSGEARPPVHWTPPTRELATTLARDTLKLHGGSYRCPFTETDVARLTQVSRTHGYREPFEAAGFEVTLYNAGHIPGSAHVIVDEAGRSPASSRTQSGDNGGTRLLYTGDFHVDEREPSAGTSDHDGPYGQRLVAGSTARPEADLVICESTYSDVSHDPRAEVERRFAESVRTTLWEGGAVVVPAFAIGRTQELLLVCAEYDIPCYVDGMGKGVTRMLRRHPEFVRDPEALKRATSHARFVTGRDGQRKRIAEQNAAIVTTSGMLSGGPAMTYIPEIRRNPTNKIAMTGYQVEGTPGRELLDTGSAEIDRRVLPVAARVESYDFSAHTDRGGLFEFLANYEDTPILVNHGDRCEAFAAELREEDYEASAPELGETIRAPSSTRARR; translated from the coding sequence ATGGATATCGAGTTCCTCGGCGGAGCCGGGGAGATCGGCCGCAGCGCGGTCCTCGTCACCGGAGACGACGGGACGCTGCTGCTCGATTTCGGGATGAGCACCGACAACCCGCCGCGCCTACCCCTCGACTGTGACCCCGACGCCGTCGTCGTCTCACATGGCCACCTCGACCACGCCGGGGCGGTGCCCGCGCTGCTCTCGGGCGAAGCGCGCCCGCCGGTTCACTGGACGCCCCCCACACGGGAGCTCGCGACGACGCTCGCACGCGATACGCTGAAACTCCACGGAGGGAGCTACCGGTGTCCGTTCACCGAAACCGACGTCGCGCGGCTCACGCAGGTCTCACGGACCCACGGCTACCGCGAGCCATTCGAGGCCGCCGGCTTCGAGGTGACGCTGTACAACGCCGGTCACATCCCCGGCAGTGCCCATGTGATAGTGGACGAAGCGGGCCGGAGTCCCGCCAGCAGCCGGACGCAGTCCGGCGACAACGGGGGGACACGCCTGCTGTACACCGGCGATTTCCACGTCGACGAGCGGGAACCGTCGGCCGGGACGAGTGACCACGATGGCCCCTACGGACAGCGCCTCGTCGCGGGCTCGACCGCCCGGCCCGAGGCGGACCTCGTGATCTGTGAGAGCACCTACTCGGACGTGAGCCACGATCCGCGCGCCGAGGTCGAACGCCGGTTCGCAGAGAGCGTCAGAACCACGCTCTGGGAGGGCGGCGCCGTCGTCGTGCCCGCGTTCGCCATCGGGCGAACCCAGGAGCTGCTGCTGGTCTGTGCGGAGTACGACATTCCCTGTTACGTCGACGGGATGGGCAAAGGGGTGACGCGAATGCTTCGGCGCCATCCCGAGTTCGTCCGCGACCCCGAGGCGCTCAAACGCGCGACCTCCCACGCGCGGTTCGTCACCGGCCGGGACGGCCAGCGAAAGCGGATCGCCGAGCAGAACGCGGCGATCGTCACCACCAGCGGGATGCTTTCGGGGGGGCCGGCGATGACGTACATTCCAGAGATCCGGCGGAATCCGACCAACAAGATCGCGATGACGGGCTATCAGGTCGAGGGCACGCCCGGACGCGAACTGCTCGATACCGGGAGCGCCGAGATAGATAGACGGGTACTGCCCGTCGCGGCACGGGTCGAATCGTACGACTTCTCGGCGCATACGGATCGCGGGGGTCTGTTCGAGTTCCTCGCGAACTACGAGGACACCCCGATACTGGTGAACCACGGCGACCGCTGTGAGGCGTTCGCGGCGGAGCTTCGCGAGGAGGACTACGAGGCGAGCGCGCCCGAACTCGGCGAGACGATCAGAGCACCGTCGTCCACGCGAGCACGACGATGA